A region of the bacterium genome:
GACCAATCCTGCACTTGCATATGCGCTGTCATCTGGTTGGGTCTTTCATCCGGTCAAGCGTCACTTGTCGAGTGCCCGGAATCTTTTGAAGGCCGGACGCGACCAGCGCGATATTCTGAATTGGCTGGGATTTCCTCCCACACAGCAGGTTCGACGAATTACATCGCGGGTTATTCATCCAGCGTTGAACATCACAAGATTGTTATACCTGCGTGATGCTGTTAAAGATAGTGTGACGACAAAGCAACTCTCGCACTTGCCTCGCTTGAACGCCGGAGTATTGCGCATTGTCACAGATTCCAAACTGCTGCCGTGGGCCAACATGTCTCTGCTTTCCCAAGTTTCCCAAGCTACGCAGGAAGACAGCTATCCGGAAACGGCCCGCCTGCTGCTTGACTGCATCGAGATCGGTACCAAGCTCGGAATTCGAACGTCTAAACTCGCAAGCAGAAAGTCATTCGATGAACTTCATCAACTTTGGCGGTCACTTGCCACTCGACGCAATCTCTATGAACTGTGCAAAGGCGACACTTCCTTTCCCGATCCGCCAATTCCCGGAACGCCTGACATTGTTCCCATCGATTCGCTTGACGAGATGATTGATGAAGGCAACTCCATGAGAAATTGCGTAGCATCGCCCAGTTACTTGACTGCAATTCGCGGAAAGAGACTCTACCTCTATTCCGTTCGGGAACCTGTTCGCTGCACCCTCTCCATTGCCTGGGTGGCGGAATCAAATCAATGGAGTGTGGATCAACTTCGCTCAGTTTGCAACGGTACCGCACCTCTTGAGGTCCAGCGTACGGTGCACGACTGGATATCGAAGCATGAAGACTCGACCGGTTCTTCCGAGAATCACGCAACACATAGACTCAACATCGAGACTGACATTGACGAACCGCCCCCCTTCGCCGATGATGCGCCATTCTGATCCGACTCTGCCGTTATAGGTAAAGCGATCGCATCTATCGACTTTGCGACTCTTATCCAGCGTTGGACACAAGATCAGATTTGATCTATGACAGATAGTAACCAAACAGTTCCATCCACCGCGCGCTTGCAGAAAAACGATTCACTAACCAAAAGCCGAGCCGTGCAACAGTCTGCACTTTTCGCTGTGATATGCCGAATAGAAATGAAGCAAGTGTCGACACAGTGTAGAACCATGATCATCCGAAACACAAAGCCCCTGACATCATCATGTCAAGGGCTAAGTCATCTGCGGAGAGAGGGGGATTCGAACCCCCGATACGGTTTCCCGTATGCACGCCTTCCAAGCGTGTGCCTTCAACCACTCGGCCACCTCTCCAGCACGCCGCTCTCGAAGAACGGCGATCGTCTTCAAACTAATCTATCTCTTTCTCGCCCACATCTTCTCGATGTAGGAAACTGCCTCCGGTGTCTTGCAGTTTGTCTGGCCGTGATCCACATGAACCTTGCCGATTCTTTTCGCCGTGGCGACTGCAAGTCTGCGCAGTTTTTCGTTTCTCCCGCCAATACAAATCACAGCGTTGTTCATCGCGTAACGAGTGTAGTTCTTCGCGCTGTGGATCTCTTTTTCGATGATCTTGAGCCGGTCCTCGAAATATGAATCCGGCAATCCGGACTTCAAATTTAGTGCCAATCCGCCCACTATCGTCCAGCCTGTTTGACTAATCCATTCGTCTTTCGACTTGATCCATGTCTCCGCCTTGGAGTGCGCAAACTTCGTCTTGCCGATTAGATTGCCCAGCATCATACAGACGCCGTAGTTTCCCAGGTCCTTAACCCAACGATCGATTTCGCT
Encoded here:
- a CDS encoding PcfJ domain-containing protein, whose protein sequence is MQLAARCGKPGADLLQTNPALAYALSSGWVFHPVKRHLSSARNLLKAGRDQRDILNWLGFPPTQQVRRITSRVIHPALNITRLLYLRDAVKDSVTTKQLSHLPRLNAGVLRIVTDSKLLPWANMSLLSQVSQATQEDSYPETARLLLDCIEIGTKLGIRTSKLASRKSFDELHQLWRSLATRRNLYELCKGDTSFPDPPIPGTPDIVPIDSLDEMIDEGNSMRNCVASPSYLTAIRGKRLYLYSVREPVRCTLSIAWVAESNQWSVDQLRSVCNGTAPLEVQRTVHDWISKHEDSTGSSENHATHRLNIETDIDEPPPFADDAPF